Proteins from a genomic interval of Nostoc sp. TCL240-02:
- the dndC gene encoding DNA phosphorothioation system sulfurtransferase DndC: protein MTTAQQAENTGQQTRTVAELVDYIQALTTEIQELYCLDQIPWVVGYSGGKDSTATLQLIWNAIAALPPEKRIKPVHVITTDTLVENPVVSVWVRNSLEQMRVAAKEQGMPIQAHLLYPAVKDTFWVNLIGKGYPAPRNRMRWCTERLKIKPTDSFIREVIQANGEVILVLGTRKAESVKRAITMAKHRESRIRDHINTNPNRPNSLIYLPIEDWRTDEVWIYLNQWQNPWGYSNKDLFTMYRGATADNECPLVVDTSTPSCGDSRFGCWVCTIVNKDKSMEAMIQNDEEKEWMQPLLNIRNELDIRDDRDKRDFRRIWGEVQLFERNLDGEISVEPIHGPYTKYWREHWLRKVLEAQTETRRTAPKNMGKITLITLEEMSEIRRIWLEDKHEFDDSLPRIYQEVTGEEFQDPRPGADYSLLGRDEWIVLEEICEGDAMHLELMAKLLDTERQYRKKTRRVGIYETLEKCFNTSSRSPEDAIKNARLKRELSEAVSQGDVAKVKQMTLGDVPVINEVDEGKSESDEEVTWASMKFKKKNP, encoded by the coding sequence ATGACTACAGCACAACAAGCAGAAAATACAGGTCAGCAAACACGTACTGTAGCAGAGTTAGTGGACTACATCCAAGCTCTCACCACTGAAATTCAAGAATTGTATTGTTTAGACCAGATACCTTGGGTAGTAGGATATTCCGGTGGTAAAGATAGTACTGCCACTTTACAGCTTATCTGGAATGCGATCGCAGCACTTCCACCTGAAAAACGGATTAAGCCAGTTCATGTTATTACAACTGATACGCTAGTAGAAAATCCTGTAGTCTCTGTTTGGGTACGCAACTCTTTAGAACAAATGAGAGTTGCAGCTAAAGAACAAGGAATGCCAATTCAAGCCCATTTGCTTTATCCCGCAGTCAAAGACACCTTTTGGGTAAATTTAATTGGCAAAGGCTACCCAGCACCGCGTAATCGTATGCGCTGGTGTACTGAACGATTGAAAATTAAACCGACTGACAGCTTTATTCGTGAAGTAATTCAAGCCAATGGTGAAGTAATTCTCGTTTTGGGTACTCGCAAAGCTGAAAGTGTTAAACGTGCCATCACGATGGCTAAACATCGAGAGTCGCGCATACGCGATCACATAAACACTAATCCTAACCGACCTAACTCACTAATTTACCTTCCCATTGAAGACTGGCGTACTGATGAAGTTTGGATTTACTTAAATCAGTGGCAAAATCCTTGGGGATATAGCAACAAAGACCTATTCACTATGTATAGAGGTGCGACAGCAGATAATGAATGTCCTTTAGTTGTTGATACATCTACTCCTAGCTGTGGTGATTCTCGATTTGGTTGCTGGGTTTGCACAATTGTTAATAAAGATAAATCAATGGAGGCAATGATTCAAAATGATGAAGAGAAAGAATGGATGCAGCCTCTATTAAATATTCGTAATGAATTAGATATTAGAGATGACCGTGATAAAAGGGACTTTCGACGAATTTGGGGTGAAGTTCAACTTTTTGAACGCAATTTAGATGGTGAAATATCCGTTGAACCAATTCATGGCCCTTATACAAAATATTGGCGCGAACATTGGCTAAGAAAAGTGCTAGAAGCGCAAACAGAAACCCGCCGTACAGCACCAAAAAATATGGGTAAAATCACCCTAATTACTCTCGAAGAAATGAGCGAAATTCGCCGCATTTGGCTAGAAGACAAACACGAATTTGATGATAGTTTACCCCGGATTTATCAAGAAGTGACTGGCGAAGAATTTCAAGACCCCCGTCCTGGTGCAGACTATAGCCTACTAGGTCGTGATGAATGGATAGTATTAGAAGAAATCTGTGAAGGTGACGCGATGCACTTGGAACTTATGGCGAAATTGTTAGACACAGAACGCCAGTATCGCAAAAAGACTCGTCGCGTGGGAATATATGAAACCCTAGAAAAATGTTTTAATACGAGTTCACGTTCTCCAGAAGATGCGATTAAAAATGCTCGTTTGAAGCGCGAATTAAGCGAAGCAGTTAGTCAAGGTGACGTTGCAAAAGTCAAGCAGATGACTTTGGGCGATGTTCCAGTAATCAATGAAGTAGATGAAGGTAAAAGTGAAAGTGATGAAGAGGTAACTTGGGCAAGTATGAAATTTAAAAAGAAAAATCCATAA